The stretch of DNA CTCTCGATGCTCGCGAGCCTGATCTTCGTCAAGCAGCTCTTCCTGCTCGTCGCCCTGGTGCTGATGGGGTTCGTCGCCGTCGAGCTCGCGGGCGCCCTGCGCTACGCGGGACGCGACGTGCCGCGGGTCGCCTCGGTGCTCGGCGTCCTCGTCGTCCTGCCGCTGTCGTACTTCTTCCCGCCGGTCGGCCAATGGTGGGGGATCACCGCGGCGATCGCGTTCGTGACGCTCTGGCGACTGGTCGAGGGGCTCTCCGCCTCGCACCGGGTGCCTCGCCGTGACCTGTTGAAGGATCTGGGCGCCGGAGCGCTGATCCAGTTGTACGTGTCGATGCTCGGCAGCTTCGCGGTCGTGCTGCTCTCCCATGAGGGCGGCGAATGGTGGGTTCTCACCTTCCTCGTCATCGTGGTCTCGACGGACGTGGGGGCGTACGCGACCGGTCTCACGTTCGGGCGGCACCCGATGGCGCCGCGGATCTCGCCGAAGAAGACGTGGGAGGGCTTCGCCGGTGCCGCGGCGGCCGCGGTTATCGCCGGGGTGCTGCTCGCCGTCCTCCTCCTCGGACAACCGTGGTGGGTCGGTGTGCTCCTGGGGCTCGCGCTCGTCATCACCGCGACCGTCGGCGATCTCACCGAATCCCTGATCAAGCGCGACCTGGGCATCAAGGACATCAGTTCGTGGCTCCCCGGCCACGGCGGCTTCCTCGACCGGCTCGACTCGATCCTGCCGTCGGCGGTCGTCGCCTACGTGCTCTATCTGATCTTCGCCTGACCGCGACAGCGGGTATCGCGTTTTCCGCGACGGCCCGTTTCCGCGCCGGGTCTCCAGAGTGGGGATGGTCCACAATGGGACCCATGGGGACGACCTTTCCGCGTGTGCGCCGAACCCGCTCGGGTTACCGTGTCGATGAGGTCGAAGCATTCCTCGACGAGGCGCGGCGCGCCTACGAGCGCTCGCCCGACGAGTCCGGCGGTCTCGACGCCGATTCGATCCGGAGGACCGCCTTCTCCATGGAGCGCGGCGGCTACTCCACGGTGCACGTGGATGCGGCCCTCGAGCGCCTCGAGGACGCGTTCGCTCTGCGCGAACGCGAGATGGCCTACCGCACCGTCGGCGACAAGGCGTGGTTCGGTCAGGCCCGCGCGAGCGCGCAGGAGATCCTCGACCGGCTCGGACGCCCCGACAACCACCGCTTCGCCCGCACGGGCGGTCTAAGCGAGGGCTACCGTCGCAAGGACGTCGACCGCTTCTGCGCGAAGCTCCGCCGCTACTTCCGCGAGGGGGAGAAGGTCGGCATCGACGAGGTGCGCACCGTCGCGTTCCGATCGCAGCGCGGGGGGTACCGCGAGCAGCAGGTGGACCTGCTCCTCGACAGCGTCATCGACGTCATGCTCGCCGTACGCTGACCCATCCCGATCACGGGCGACTCGCCGTGGATCCCCATGACCGTGCCCTTCCGGCCCCGCTTCTGCGGCGTTTGCTACCCTGGTCTGATCGTGGGTAAGCACACAGGACGCGAAGTCGCCCTTTCCGGGACGCGCAGAGCAGGAGTCGCAGCGGTCGCTGCCCGCTCGGCGACCCCCCGCTACCGCAGCAGAATGCATGGCAATCTCGCCCTCTCGCTGTTCGGTTTCCTCGCCGCGTTCGCCTTCATCCTCGTGAACGTCACCGACCCGTACGCGGGAGCCACGGCCTCTCCCTACTACCATGTCGCGGTCGAGGTCGACCCGCAGGTGCTCGACGCGAGCGGCAGCTACGAGCAGGCCGCGATCGTCCGCGACAACTTCAGCGTCACCGAGAAGCCCAAGGTCGTCGAGACGCCCGCCGCATCGTCGTCGGGCGGCGAGGGGTGGGCTCCGCCCGCCGCCGCGGTGCCCGACCCGGGTTCGGCGCAGGCCATCGCCGCCGAGAAGGTCGCCGCCCGCGGATGGGCGAGCACCGAGTTCGACTGCCTCGTCGCGTTGTGGAAGAAGGAATCGGGCTGGCGCGTCAACGCCTTCAACGCCTCGAGCGGCGCTTACGGCATCCCGCAGGCACTGCCCGGCAACAAGATGGCTTCGGCAGGAGCCGACTGGGAGACCAGCGCCGCGACCCAGATCGAATGGGGCCTCGGCTACATCACCGGCCGCTACGGCAGCCCCTGCGGTGCGTGGCAGTCGTCGGTCGACCGCGGCTGGTACTGAACCCTCGCACCCGAGTCGCCCGCGCCGGCGCGCCGGTACGATTGAGGCATGCCGCGCAGCAACCGTCCCCGAGGGAAGGGTGCTCGGCAGGACCCCGATGAGGTCGATCTCTCGCGGCTGACGTCGGGGTGGCGCAGGACCGAGGTCCGGCGGGGCGCGGCGTGGAACATCCAGCCCGTCGGAGCCGCGTCGGCTCAGAAGATCTACCGCTGCCCGGGCTGCGGCAACGAAATCGACGAAGGCGTCGCGCACCTCGTCGTCTGGCGGGCCGACGGCGTCCTCGGCGACGCGCGCGACCTCTCCGACCGTCGGCACTGGCACGAGCAGTGCTGGAAGGTGGCCGGCCCGTGACCACGAAGGACGACGTGATGCCCGGTGACCCGATGACGACCGAGATCAAGGGCGGCGTGCAGCTGCCCGCCCACCGCGAAGACATCGAGCTGGTCACCGCCGACGGGTTGACCCTCGTCGGGGAGCTCGCCGCACCGGAGAACAGGCAGCCGGTCGCGACCCTCGTGACGTTGCACCCGCTGCCCACCGCCGGCGGGTTCATGGACTCGCACCTGCTGCGCAAGGCCGCCGGCCGGCTCCCCGCTCTCGCGGATATCGCAGTGCTGCGCTTCAACACCCGTGGCACCCGCTCCGACCGCGGCACGAGCGAGGGGGAGTTCGACGGGGGAGTGGCCGAGCGCGCCGACGTCGCCGCTGCACTCGCATTCGTCGCCGAGCGCGGGCTGCCGCACCCGTGGCTGCTCGGCTGGTCGTTCGGCACCGAGCTCGCGCTGAAGTACGGCAGGGAGCACGACGTCGACGGATTCCTCCTGCTCTCGCCGCCGCTGCATCGCACCAGCGAGGCGGAAGTGGCGGCGTGGGCCGACGAGACGCGCCCCGTGATGGCGCTCATCCCCGAACACGACGACTTCTTGAAGCCGGACGAGGCGCGCCAGCGATTCGCCGCAGCCCCGAACATCGAACTGGTCTCCGTCGACGGCGCCAAGCACCTCTGGGTGGGCGAGAACTACACCCGCATCGTGCTCGACGCGATCGTCACCCGCATGAACCCCGCCGCGGCGCCGCTGTCGACGACGTGGGAGGGCTGAGCGTCCGCTCGAGTCAGAGCTCGTTCTGCCGGGGGATCACGACCTGCTTGATGATGAGCTGGATCGCCGCGGCGACCGGGATCGCGATGAGCGCGCCGAGGATGCCGAGCAGCGTGCCGCCGACCAGCGCCGCGATCACCACGACGACGCCCGGCACCTTCACCGCGCGGTTCATGATGTTGGGGCTCAGCAGGTACGCCTCGACCTGCATGTAGATCAGGTAGTACACGGCGGCGGTGATCCAGGTCGCCGGCGAGTCGGGCAGCAGCAGGATCTGGCCGAGCACGATGAGCACCGAGCCGCTGATCGTTCCGACGAGCGGGATCAGCGACGCGAGGAAGGCGATGAACGCGAACACGACGGGCAGCTGGGCGCCGATGATGCTGAGGAAGATGAAGCTCAGCACGCCGTTGCAGAGGGCGAGGGCCGCCTGCCCGATGACGTAGCGGCCGACCGACTGGGTGATCTGCTCGGTGATGTCGGCGAACTTCTCGCGCTTGGTCGCCGGGATGAGCTGGTAGAGGCCCCGCTTGAAGCTGTCGAGGGACGCGGTGAAGTACAGGGTGAGGATCAGCACGATGATCGCGCCGAAGACACCGCCGATGACGCCGGTCGCGACCGAAATGACGCCGCCGGTGATGGTGTCGAAGTTGCTCTGCAGGTACTGCACGACCTGGTCGGCCACGTCGCTGATGTCCACGCCGATCGTGTCGCCGACGAGCGACTGGATGTTGGCGAGGAAGTCGCTCCAGGTGATGCTCTGCGTGTAGTCGACGATCTCCTGGACGAGTTTGCCGGCCTGGGCGACGATGGCCGGCACGACCGCGAAGAGGATGCCGACGAAGGCGCCGATCACCACCACGAGGGTGATGAGCAGCGCCGCCCACCGGGGGAGCCCCCGGCGCTCGAGGAACGACACCAGAGGGTCGAGTCCGAGGGAGAGGAAGAGGGCGGCGCCCACGTAGGTGAGGATCGTGGCCAGTTGCCCGATCATCGAGCCGATCAGGATCGCGACGAGGACGCCGAGACCCGCCAGGAGGCCGACTCGGAACGGGTTCAGGATCTTCACTTATGGGTCTCCGGCAGGTCGATCGTCGCGCTCAGTCTTCGGCGGCGACGGTGTCGGCCTGCTTCAGCACGCTCTTCAGGTTCTCGAAGTATGCCGCAACTGCATCGCGTTCGATCTTGATCTGCGCGAGACGCTCCTCCGCGTCGGTGATGAGGGCGCGGGAGCGGTCCTCGGCCTCCGTCACGATGTCGCGGGCACGGTCCTCGGCGTCGCGGACGATGAGCGCCGCGTTCTCCTCCGACTCCTCGCGCTTGATGCGCGCGTCGCGCTCGGACGCGATCTCAAGGGTGTCGGCTTCGAGGCGCTTGTCGGCGGCGCGACGAACGGCGTCGGCGAGTTGGAGGTTCGCCTCGTCGAGGTACTTCTGGGTCTGGGCGACCGCCTCCTGGTGGCGGCTGAGGTACTCGCGCTCGGCCTCGTCGCGGCGGGCCCGCATCTCGACCTCGAGGTCGAGGCGTGACTGCTCGATCTCGCGGGCGATCACGGCGCGGGCCTCGTCGAGCTCCTCGCCGACCGCCGAGCGGGCGGCCTCGGCCTCGCGCTCGAAATCGGTGCGGGTCTTCTCGAGCTCGGCGGCGAGGGCCGCGTGCGCTTCCGCCGCTTCGGCGGCGAGCTGGGCGTGGGTCTGCTCGGTCTCGCGTAGCAGGGCGGCGCGCGTGGTCTCGACCTCGTTGGCCAGCTCGATGCGGGCGGTCTCGACTTCGGCGAGCACATTCGCGCGCTCGTCCTCGACCTCGCGACGGAGGGCGGCGCGGGTGTTCTCGATCTCGCGGTCGAGGTCGTTGCGCGTCGTGGCCCGGTCGCGGGCGATCTCGGCGGCGGTGGTCTCGAGGTCGCGGGTGATGGCGGCGCGCGTCGTCTCGACCTCGCGCGCCAGGGTCGCACGGGTCTCGGTCAGGTCGCGGTCGATGTTGGTCCGCGCCTCCTCGAGCTCCCTCGCCAGGGCGGCGCGCCCCGCCTCGGTCTCGCGGACGAGGCGAGCGGCGTCGTCACGGGCGGTCGCCGTCTCGCGATCGGCGACGGCACGCAGCTCCGTCGCCTCGCGCTCGGCGGTGGCGCGGATCGCGGCGGCCTCGCGCTTCGCGGTGCCGCGCACCTCGGCGGCCTCGGTGGCGACGGCGCCCCGGATGGCGGCGGCTTCGCGGGTGGCGTCCTGCACCATCTGCTCCGACTGCTCGGAGGCGCGGAGCGTCATGTCGTCGGCCTCGCCGCGCGCGCTCTCGAGGATCGACGTCGCGCGGGCACGGGCCTCATTCACGGTGCGCTCGGCGAGGTCGGCGGTGTCTGACTTCAGCCGGTCGATGTCGGCCTGCACCGACGAGCGCAGGCGTTCGGCGTCGATGTCGGCCTGAGCGATGAGTCTCGTCGACTGCTCCTCGGCCACGCGGAGGGTGTTCTCGAGCTTGTGGCCCAGCCCGGAATAGGTCGGGCTGCCGACCTCGTCGAGCTCGGCGTCGAGCTCCTCGACGCGGGCGCCCAGGCGCTTGATCTCCTTCTGCGCCTCGGCCCGCTCGGTGTTCGCCTTGATGAGGTCACGGCGCAGATCCACCAGCGCCTTGTCGACTTCTTCGCGGTTGTATCCGCGCATCACGGTGCTGAAGTTCGCTTCGTCGGTGGCCACGTTCACTCCTGCTGTAGATCGCGCACGGTCGAAAGGCGCAGGGCTCCGAAAGAGCCGGTTTCAGCATAGACCGACGACTGCGAGCGCCCTGGGAGGGCGCGGCCGGGGGTTTCACTGAGAGTGAACGCGGGGTACGTCCTCAGACAGCGTCCCGTATTCTTGAGTGATTTTCTCGACAGGTCCGCCCATCAACGAACTTCGCCGGAACCCGATTCACCGTGCGCCTTCCGAACCCCCGTTCGGTGCCGCCCTACGATGAACCGTGGGTTCGCACGCCGCGTGTCGGCAGCGCGGAAGGAGTAGCCCCACTTGCGATTCGTATTCGCCATCGTCGCCTTCGTGGTCGCTGCAGGCATGATCGCATTCGGCATCGCGCAGCGCACCATCCTGGCCCCTGAAGACCGGGTCGCGTCCACGGTCGAGATCGACTCCGACGCGGCGTACACCGTCATCGACGGTTCGGTCATGAACAGCAACACCGGTCAGCAGCGTCTGCTCGCCTCCGGATCCGACACGGTCTTCGCCGCGTACGGCCGCACCGGCGACATGCTCGCCTGGCTCGGCGACGAGCCGTACAACAGCATCGGCTACGACGCCGAGACGAGCAGCCTCACCTCCGAGGTCGTGAGCGACCCGGTTCCCCCGACCGACGCCGCCGCGGCGGAAGAGGACGCGGCGCCGCCCGCTCCCGCAGGGTCGGACCTCTGGCTCGAGGAGACCAGCGCTGAAGGATCGCTCGGATGGACGGTCAACGTCCCCGACGACATCTCGATCCTGCTCGCGAGCGACGGCACCGCCCCGGCCCCGTCGGAGATCTCCGTCAGCTGGCCCGTCGTGCACCTCACGCCATGGGCCGGCCCCCTGATCATCGGCGGCGGGATCCTGCTGCTCGTCGGTCTCGGCCTCTACATCTGGGGGCTCGTGCACATGCGCCGCACTCGTGGACCGCGCCGCAAGGCGCCGCCGAAGATGCCCGCCCCTCCGCGCATCAAGGCGCCGAAGCAGCGGGCCCTCGAGCCGACGGTCACCGCGAAGGGCCGCCGCTCCGCGAAGCGCGTCGTCGCGGGGCTCGCCATCGGCGGTGCCGGCGTGCTCGTCCTGAGCGGCTGCACGTCGGCCGACTTCGACGACTACTTCGGCGGCGCACCGGCCCCGACCCCGAGCGCCTCCGCGTCGGCCCAGGCCGACGAGGAGATCACGCCCGTCGCGGTCACCCAGCCCCAGGTCGAGCGCATCGTCGAGACGGTGTCCGCCGTCGCGACCGAGGCCGACGCGGCCCGCAACCTCGACCTGCTGAAGACCCGGTTCACCGGCCCCGCCTTGCAGCAGCGCGAGGCGAACTACGCGATGCGCGGCGCCGATGGCAACATCCCGGCGCCCGACGCCATCCCGGCGACCCCGCTGCGGCTCGATCTGCCCGAAGCGACCGACACGTGGCCCCGTCGCGTGCTCGCAGTCGTCGGCGAGGGCGCCGACACGACCCCGCCGACCGTGCTCGTGATGATCCAGGCCACGCCGCGCGAGAACTACCTCGTGACCTACGCCATGCGCCTGCAGGCGGACATCGACTTCCCGGCCGTCGCGCCGCCGACG from Herbiconiux sp. L3-i23 encodes:
- a CDS encoding phosphatidate cytidylyltransferase, which gives rise to MNEEARPPRERPAERSRRQPPRNRSEFQAQLDSGLSEFEAQLRDARKHFDDAQERINARTGRNLLFAILFGLILGLSMLASLIFVKQLFLLVALVLMGFVAVELAGALRYAGRDVPRVASVLGVLVVLPLSYFFPPVGQWWGITAAIAFVTLWRLVEGLSASHRVPRRDLLKDLGAGALIQLYVSMLGSFAVVLLSHEGGEWWVLTFLVIVVSTDVGAYATGLTFGRHPMAPRISPKKTWEGFAGAAAAAVIAGVLLAVLLLGQPWWVGVLLGLALVITATVGDLTESLIKRDLGIKDISSWLPGHGGFLDRLDSILPSAVVAYVLYLIFA
- a CDS encoding DivIVA domain-containing protein — protein: MGTTFPRVRRTRSGYRVDEVEAFLDEARRAYERSPDESGGLDADSIRRTAFSMERGGYSTVHVDAALERLEDAFALREREMAYRTVGDKAWFGQARASAQEILDRLGRPDNHRFARTGGLSEGYRRKDVDRFCAKLRRYFREGEKVGIDEVRTVAFRSQRGGYREQQVDLLLDSVIDVMLAVR
- a CDS encoding lytic transglycosylase domain-containing protein — protein: MHGNLALSLFGFLAAFAFILVNVTDPYAGATASPYYHVAVEVDPQVLDASGSYEQAAIVRDNFSVTEKPKVVETPAASSSGGEGWAPPAAAVPDPGSAQAIAAEKVAARGWASTEFDCLVALWKKESGWRVNAFNASSGAYGIPQALPGNKMASAGADWETSAATQIEWGLGYITGRYGSPCGAWQSSVDRGWY
- a CDS encoding alpha/beta hydrolase, whose amino-acid sequence is MTTEIKGGVQLPAHREDIELVTADGLTLVGELAAPENRQPVATLVTLHPLPTAGGFMDSHLLRKAAGRLPALADIAVLRFNTRGTRSDRGTSEGEFDGGVAERADVAAALAFVAERGLPHPWLLGWSFGTELALKYGREHDVDGFLLLSPPLHRTSEAEVAAWADETRPVMALIPEHDDFLKPDEARQRFAAAPNIELVSVDGAKHLWVGENYTRIVLDAIVTRMNPAAAPLSTTWEG
- a CDS encoding AI-2E family transporter, which translates into the protein MKILNPFRVGLLAGLGVLVAILIGSMIGQLATILTYVGAALFLSLGLDPLVSFLERRGLPRWAALLITLVVVIGAFVGILFAVVPAIVAQAGKLVQEIVDYTQSITWSDFLANIQSLVGDTIGVDISDVADQVVQYLQSNFDTITGGVISVATGVIGGVFGAIIVLILTLYFTASLDSFKRGLYQLIPATKREKFADITEQITQSVGRYVIGQAALALCNGVLSFIFLSIIGAQLPVVFAFIAFLASLIPLVGTISGSVLIVLGQILLLPDSPATWITAAVYYLIYMQVEAYLLSPNIMNRAVKVPGVVVVIAALVGGTLLGILGALIAIPVAAAIQLIIKQVVIPRQNEL
- a CDS encoding DivIVA domain-containing protein — protein: MATDEANFSTVMRGYNREEVDKALVDLRRDLIKANTERAEAQKEIKRLGARVEELDAELDEVGSPTYSGLGHKLENTLRVAEEQSTRLIAQADIDAERLRSSVQADIDRLKSDTADLAERTVNEARARATSILESARGEADDMTLRASEQSEQMVQDATREAAAIRGAVATEAAEVRGTAKREAAAIRATAEREATELRAVADRETATARDDAARLVRETEAGRAALARELEEARTNIDRDLTETRATLAREVETTRAAITRDLETTAAEIARDRATTRNDLDREIENTRAALRREVEDERANVLAEVETARIELANEVETTRAALLRETEQTHAQLAAEAAEAHAALAAELEKTRTDFEREAEAARSAVGEELDEARAVIAREIEQSRLDLEVEMRARRDEAEREYLSRHQEAVAQTQKYLDEANLQLADAVRRAADKRLEADTLEIASERDARIKREESEENAALIVRDAEDRARDIVTEAEDRSRALITDAEERLAQIKIERDAVAAYFENLKSVLKQADTVAAED